ACAATGCTTTCCCTGGAGACAACGCAAGATATCATTGTATCCGGCAGCAATGCGGCGGTTATTTCCAGCAAAGTGCTGTATTTCTATCAGACGGAAGAAACGGGCAGCGCTGTGACCTATACAATTTCCGAAAAAGATGGGGCTTATGCGACGCTTACAGATCATGAGAACGGGACCTGCACCATTCAGGGAATCAATGAGAAGGACGAGACAAAGCAGGTTATGGTTCATGCAAAGACGCCGGAGGGGCTGGAGGCATCTTTGGAACTGACCGTTAAGCCAAGTGTTCTGGAGCCACCATCATTCACAAAGAAATTGACGGTTCAAAAAGAGAAGGAGGGCTATCTGACGGCTGAATACGACCTGAATCTGGGAGACAGGGAAGACCAGTCAGTGATTTCCTGGTACCGCAGCCAGGATGCAGCAGGAAGCAACCCGATTCTGGTTGCTGTTTCAACGCAGGATCAGCCCAAATATGAATACCGGCTTACGGCGGGTGACATCGGCAGCTATCTGACCGCCAAGGTGGAGCCAAAGCACATCCGGAGCAATCCGGGATCAGCTGTGCCAGCCATGTTTCCATACAAAATCACAGCAGCAAATGTGACGGCCCACAATTTCCACACCGACTTTTCTGCATTTCCGGTGGTCCGGCAGAAGGAGATTAAGCCTGGATACTGGACCGTTGATACGTTCCAACCGGCTGACATGAAGGATTACAGCGGCTGGAAGGGGGAGGATACCGATCAGCCCTGGATTTATGGTGAAACGGGAGATGGCAGCGTAGGAATGGGTATTTATCAGGGAACCCAGGGCGTACGGCTTATGTATACACCTGTAGCAGGAACGTATGGAAGTATGAGCTTCAAGCTTCTGGCGGATCCCGCAAAAATAGCGGGCCAGGGCTTCGGGAGCGCAGGCCAGTATATGGACCTGTGCATAAAGTTTGACACAGAAACACTGACCGGCTATGGTCTGCGGATTATCCGTACCGAGACAGCATCCAACGCCTGCGCCTTTGTTCTTGTCCGGTATGAAAAAGGACAGGTAAGCTACATATCCGATGAAGTCCTTTCATCCTGCTATCTGACCGGCTGTAAAATTACAATGAAGGCGGAGGGGACAAAGCTAACCGCCCATGTGGAAACCCAGACTCCACAGTTGGCAGATCAGGCAAAGGATGGATATAATCATTCGGTGGATTTGAGCGGAGAGATAACAGAGAACGGTTTTGGTGGCGTGAGCCTATTGCATACCGGGACCACAGGTTCAGGTGGGTGGCAGAATACGACCATGCTGCATGAACTGGAGGTGGAGTGGCTGGGGGAGAATCCTCAGAATCCATAGATGAAATGGTACCCTGACAGTTCGACACAAAAAAGTGGCTGTACTTGACTATCAGGGTACTTTTTATGATATGATGCGGTAAAAAGATTTAAGGAAACTGTCATGATCTTATCCGTCTTTTTTCGGTATTGCTGAATGTATATACACTCTATTATTATAGATTATACCGTCAATAAATTTACTTAAATATTTTTTAAGTTATTATCAGAAACATGTACATATGTTCCCTCAATTGCTCTTGTATGTAAAACTGCATATGTATTTAAAACATATTCTCTTATGGTTTTAGTATCAACGCCATTTTTCACTTTGTTATCAAATAAAGTGATCAATATTAACTTTTATTTTATTGTCTTGTTTATAATAATAGAGGTATCACCAACCTTTTCATAATCAATTTTATATCTCACCCAAAAACCAAATATTCTATTTTATTATCATGATATACCCACAAATGAAAACAGAAAATCTGCCAACTTTGAACTTTATGGTAATTGAAGGGGCGCTAACATTCAAAGATCTTAAATAAGATGAGAAATAAGACATACTGTTGTAGTATTCCTTATATTATACTATTTGCAGGAATTAAATAATAAAGTAACAAGGAGGGAGTTAAATGAACCGAATAAATGTAATATGTTTAGGTGTAAGAAGTATGGAAGATTCAATCCGCTTTTATAAAGATGGATTAGGTTTTCAGACAAACGAAACGGGCTATAACCCACCGGTAATTTTTTTTAATACTTCAGGAGGATTAAAACTGGAACTATATCCGATTGACTTATTAGTAAAGGATATTAACAACAGCAATCCTCCGCAGATTCACTCTGGTTTTAGTGGCATAACATTGGCCTATAATGTGAAAAGCAAGGAAGAAGTGCATCAAGTGATTGAATTAGCAAGAAAAGCCGGTGCACAAGTTGAAAAAGAACCGCAGGATGTCTTTTGGGGCGGTTATCATGCTTATTTTTCGGACCCAGATGGTTATTTTTGGGAGGTTGCATACGGTCCTGAATTTAAGTTTGACGAGAAGGATATGTTGATTTTATGATATAAGAAAGCAAAGCTATTGTTCATCATTTTTATAGAAGGCTTTATAAAGTAAGCCATCTTTCAGAAGCACGGCGGCAAACGAGAGATTGCCACCGTGCTATTTTTCACCATTCTTCCATTCATAATAACTGTCAAGGATTACCTTCTTATCTGGCACTATTTTCTGATTATACAAAAAAAGGTTCCAAATCATTTGTAAAAAATGATAAAAAAAGCTTTACATTCGTTATACAATATGTTAATATGCATATGTAACCGGTTACATAAAGGAGATTCTAAAAATGAATATACGGGATATTGCCAAAAAAGTAGGTGTTTCTTCTGCGACAGTGTCCAGAGTGATTAATCAGTCCGGATATGTAAAGGACGAAACGAAGCAAAAGGTTTTAGCAGCGATTGAAGAAGCAGATTTCGTACCGAATGCCATAGCAAGAAGTTTAAGCACCCGTGACTCTTCCAGTATCGGAGTTATTGTTCCGGATATAGCCAATGAGTTTTTTTCCAGCGTTATAAGCGGAATGGGAGAGATAGCGGTCAATAACCAGTATAACATTGTTCTGTTTGATACAGGTGAAATGCAGGAAAGGGAACATCAATACCTTCAGATGGCAGAAGGCCAAAGACTTTCCGGTTTGATTATTACCCCGGTTTCCGAGCTTGATATGGTGACTCGGGATAAGCTGATACAATTTGAAAACAAGGGAATTCCGGTGGTTTTAGTTGACCGAAATATTAAAAATTCCAGTCTGGATGGTGTTTTTGTAGAGAATGCCGCCGCTGCTTATAAAGGAGTGGAATCTTTGATCCATGCCGGACACCGAAAGATTGCAATCATTACAGGTCCCAGCACTTCTATGCCAGGGAAGGACCGGTTAAAGGGTTACAAGGCAGCCTTAATGGATTATAGGATTGAACTTAAGGAAGAGTATATTGTATCCGGAGATTTCAAGATTATCAAAGCCTATGAACGGACAAAAGAATTGCTACGGCTTCCGGATCCGCCGACTGCAATTTTTGCCTCCAATAACCAGACCAGTCTGGGAGTCCTTAAGTATCTTACCGAGCAGAAACTTAAAATGGGCAGGGATATATCAATGGTAGGCTTTGACCAGATTGAATCACTTAAAATAATCGATTACAGGCTATCAACCATCGAACGTGATGCAAAGAGGCAGGGATATGAAGCTATGGCAATGCTGATTGACAAGCTGTCCCATAAGGAGAGTAAAAGCTCCGACAGGAAAATATTTGTTCCATATCAGGTGGTGCTTCGCGGGTCAGAATTAATAAAATAGGCTGCGGTCAGCAGTTTATTTTTACCCCGGATATGTAACCGGTTACATATCCGGAGAGATAGAGAATGAAAGAAAAGAGGAGAAGAAAATGGAAATTGCAAAATTAGTGGATCACACGATGTTAAAGGCAGATGCCACATCAGAAACAATTAAAAGATACTGTTCAGAAGCAAAAGAATATGGATTTGCATCGGTGTGTGTGAATACTTGCCAGGTACCTCTCGTTGCACAGGAATTAAAAGGCAGCGGTGTCGCTGTTTGCTGCGTGGTAGGTTTCCCTCTAGGCGCAATGTTAGCTTCTGCAAAAGCTTTTGAAGCCGCCGAGGCAGTGAAGGCAGGGGCAGATGAAGTAGATACGGTAATGAACATCGGCGCCATGAAGGATAAAAATTATGATCTGGTGCGTGACGATATAAAAGCAGTTGTAGAAGCATCCCAGGGGAAAGTTGTAAAAGTTATTTTAGAAAACTGCCTCCTAACGAAAGAGGAAATTGTAAAAGCCTGCGAGCTTTCTATAGAAGCCGGAGCAGATTTTGTAAAAACGTCCACAGGTTTTAGCACAGGCGGTGCTGTAGCAGAAGATGTAGCACTCATGAAGCAGACCGTAGAAAACAGGGCAAAAGTAAAGGCTAGCGGAGGAATCCGTACACTGGAAGAGGCACGGGCCATGATAGAAGCCGGAGCAGACCGGATAGGAGCAGGCAACGGAATCGCCTTGCTATAAGAAAAAGGAGAAGGATTATGGGGAAAAAAGTAACAGTTTTCGGAAGCTTTGTAGTGGATCTGATGGGAAGAAGCCCTCATCTTCCGGTCCCGGGAGAAACCGTTAAAGGAAGTATTTTTAAAATGGGTCCGGGCGGCAAGGGATTCAATCAGGGGGTAGCTGCCCATAAGGCGGGAGCTGATGTGACCATGGTAACGAAGCTTGGGGAGGATGCATTCGCAGATGTGGCCTTAAATACCATGAAAACCCTGGGAATGGATACCAAGCGGATATTCCGCACTGAGCAGACAGAGACCGGCTGTGCGCTGATCATGGTAGATGAAAACACCAGCCAGAATGAAATAGTTGTCATTCTGGGCGCCTGTGACACAATTACAGATGAAGAAGTAGAATCTATTTCAGATTTGCTGGATCAGTCGGAATTCTTGCTGACTCAGCTGGAAACCAATATTTCTTCCGTCGAAAAAGTAATTGATATCGCATATGAAAAAGGTGTAAAAATCATTTTAAATACGGCTCCTGTACAGCCGGTCAGTGACAGCATTTTAAGTAAAGTGGATTTAATCACGCCGAATGAGGTAGAAGCTGAGATATTAACCGGGATACCGGTTGATGGGGAAGAAAATGCAGGAAGAGCTGCAGATTACTTTTTTGAAAAAGGAGTTAAAAATGTACTGATCACCTTAGGGGGAAAAGGTGTTTACTTAGCAACTCCAAAGAAGAGGGGCATCCTGCCAGCTTACCGTGTCAATGCAGTAGATACGACCGGTGCTGGCGATGCGTTTAATGGCGGCCTGGTGGCAGCCCTGGCAGAAGGAAAGGATCTATGGGAGGCGGCAGCCTTTGCCAATGCATTAGCCGCTATCTCGGTACAACGGATCGGAACCACACCGGCCATGCCTGACAGGGAAGAAATAGACTCATTTATTAAAGAGCAGGAGAAGGAGAATCGCTCATGTTAAAAACAGGAATTTTGCACCCACAATTAGCAAGAGTCATGGCAGAACTCAGGCATATGGATATGCTGGTAATCGGAGATGCCGGGCTTCCCATTCCCAAGGGAGTGGAACGGGTGGACTTGGGCTGGAAGCCGGGAAGTCCTGCTTATCTGGAGGTACTGGAAGAAATAGAAAAGTATATGGTAACGGAAAAGGCCATATTTGCAGAGGAGGCACTTGCAGTAAGCCCTGAACTACATAAGAAGGCGCTGGCTCTCTTGCCGGAAGGAATTCCGGTGGAGTATGTGCCCCATAAAGAATTAAAAAAGATGACTGAGGGGGCCAAGGCAATCATCCTGACAGGTGAATTTACAGGCTATACCAACGTAGTATTGGTCTCAGGATGCGCATATTGACCGGAATCAAAGGGGAAGTGGTGAAAACATATGGGAGGAAGGTTAGTTTTAAAACTGGAATCAATCGTAAAGACGTTTCCCGGTGTCAAGGCTCTTGACGGGGTTCATCTGGAGATCTTTGAGGGAGAAGTCCATGCCCTGTGCGGAGAAAACGGGGCAGGAAAATCTACCTTGATGAAAATAATCGCGGGAGCACAGCCTTATACTTCCGGTGCTATGTATCTGGATGACAAAGAAGTGGTGTTTCATTCTGCCAAAGATGCGGAAAAACATGGAATCGCCATGATCTATCAGGAGTTTAATATGGTTCCGGAGATGTCGGTAGCAGAAAACATGTATCTTGGAAGACTTCCGGTAAGTCCATTGGGGAAAGTGGATTGGAACAGACTGTACCAGGATGCACAGGAGAATCTGGATCATCTGGGCTTAAAATTCAGTGCAAAGACTAAGGTAAAGAATCTGTCAGTGGCAGAGGCTCAGATGACGGAGATTGCCAAGTGCCTGACCATCGGGGCAAAAATCATCATTATGGATGAGCCTACCGCAGCACTGGCAGATGAGGAAATCCAGATTCTCTTCCGGACAATTGAGGAACTGAAGAAAAAGGGAATTGCAATCATTTACATATCCCACCGCATGGATGAGATCTTTCAGATCTCGGACCGTCTAACCGTTTTCCGCGACGGAAAATTCGTTGCATCAAAAATCATTGGAGAGACGGATTATGATGATGTGGTATCCATGATGGTCGGACGCAATGTATCCAATCTGTATCCGGTGAGAGATTACAAAACCCAGGAAGTGGTATTTGAAGCCAGGAAAGTAAACAGCCGTGGGGTCCATGATGTCAGCTTAAAGCTTCACAAAGGAGAAATTTTAGGGATTACAGGCCTTTTGGGTGCCGGTACAATAGAACTTTCCAAGCTGATTTACGGTGCCATTCCAATGGACAGCGGAGAAATTTATGTACATGGTAAAAAGAAGGATTGTTCTTCTCCCAGAAAAGCTTTAGAAGCAGGAATCGGGTTTGTCTCAGATGACAGGAAGCAGGAGGGGCTTGTTTTATTAAGAAGCATCAAAGAAAATATCTCCATGTCTTCTCTAAAAAAGCTGACCAAAGGATTCCGGCTGGATAACAGGCTGGAAATGGACCGTGTAAAGGAACAGGTGAAAGCGCTTAATATTAAAGTCAGTTCTGCACAGCAGCTTGCCGGAAAGTTAAGCGGCGGAAACCAGCAGAAAGTAGTGTTTGCAAAGGTGCTTTTAGCGGATTCTGATATTCTGATTTTAGACGAACCCACACGAGGAGTCGACGTTGGGGCCAAGGCGGAGATCTATGCCATTATGAACAAGCTGACGGAAGCGGGAAAGAGCATTCTTGTAATTTCTACGGATCTTCCTGAATTGATTGGGGTCAGTGACCGCGTCATTGTTATGCGGGAAGGACGAACGGTGTTAGAAATCTCCAAACAGGAAATGAATCAGGAAAAAATATTAGCACATGCGTCTGGAGGGGTAAGTGAAAATGAATCAGGAAACTAAGAAACGGTTAATCAACCAAATTAATATATATCGCTCGGTTTTGATCTTACTGGTAATCTGTATCTTTGCCGCCTTTTTGTCAGAAAGCTTTTTAAGTGTTTCCAACCTGTTTAATGTTTTTAAGCAGGTGACAGTTGCCGGCATCATCGGATGCGGCATGACCTTTGTGATTCTTACCGGCGGAATCGATTTGTCCGTAGGTTCCATTCTGGGCTTTGCTGGGGTTGTAGCCTCCGGTGTGCTGGCTTCCACCGGCAATACCTTTCTGGCGGTACTTACAGCAGTTGCAATCGGAATTACCTGCGGAATCGTAAATGGATTTTTTATTTCCCAATGCGGGATTCCTCCGTTTATTGCTACCCTTGGCATGATGACCCTTCTTCGGGGATGTGTTTTGGTCTACACCAAAGGCTCTCCCATTCCGGTCAAGGTAGATTCCTATAAATTTATTGGAAAAGGTACGGTTCTGGGGATTCCGGTGCCTGTTATTATACTGATAGCACTTTTCCTGCTGGCACACTACATATTGACGCAAACCAGCTTTGGACGCAGCATTTATGCATTTGGCGGAAACCGGGAAGCCGCCCGTTTATCCGGAATATCCGTAAAAAAGACGGAATGGATGGCTTACATCATTAATGGCTTTTTAAGCGGCATTGCGGCAGTGGTTTTAACAGCCAGACTGGGGTCTGCACAATCCACCAGCGGACAGGGGATCGAGATGGATGCCATTGCAGCGGTCATACTTGGAGGTACAAGCTTAAGCGGCGGAACCGGATTTGTGCTGCCTACTGTGGTAGGTGCTATGATCATGGGAATTATCGATAATATTCTTACGCTTATGAATGTAAATCCCCACGCCACCAATATTGTAAAGGGCGCAGTTGTTCTCATTGCAGTTCTGGTGGACAAAAAGGTTAAGGATTTATCTGCGAAAGCAGAATAAATAAAACTATTAATGTAAAAAAGAAGGGAAGGAAAAAGATTATGATCAAAAGAAAACACATGGCAGCAGTAGCAGCCGCAGGATTTGTCCTTGCATCATTGGCAGGATGCAGCAGCGGAGAGAAGGCGTCTGAAACCAAACAGGAGACCGCACAGACAGAAGCAGCTACGACAACAGCGGAAGCTAAAGCAGAGGCTAAGTCAGGGGAGAAGAAATACGTAATCGGACTTGCTATGAATACTCAGACAAATCCATTCTTTGTGGATGTAAAAGACGGGGTACAGAAAGCCGCAGACGAATTAGGAGTAGAACTTTATATTACAGATGCGCAGGATGATCCATCAATTCAGATGAAGGATGTAGAAAACTTGATCACCAAGAAACCGGACTGCATCATCATCGATACTTGTGACTCGGATGCAATCGTATCTTCCATAGAAGCATGTAACGAAGCCGGTATCCCGGTGCTTACCATGGACCGTGAGGCAAGCGGCGGAGAAGTGGTTTCTCATATCGGTTACGATGCCATCAAATCCGGTAAACTGGCCGGCGAGTATCTGGTAGATACACTTGGAGGCAAAGGAAATATCGTAGAAATCCAGGGTATTATGGGAACCAATGTGGCTCAGAGCCGTTCCAAGGGCTTTAACGAAGCCATAAGCCAGCATCCTGACATGAAGATCGTTGCCTGCCAGGTTGCAGATTTTGACCGTGCCAAGGGTATGAGCATTATGGAGAACATCCTTCAGGCCAACGACCACATCGACGGATTATATGCAGCCAACGATGAAATGCTTCTTGGAGCTTTGGAAGCGATCGAAGCTGCCGGCCGTCTGGACGAGATTACCATGATCGGCTGCGATGCCATTGATGACACCATTGAGGCCATTAAAGCAGGAAAGGTTAATGCAACAATTGCAGAACCGCCTTTCTTCCTTGGAAAAGCTATTTTGAACTCTGCATACAATTATCTGCAGGGCAAAGACGTAGACAAGTATGTGATTTTGGACAACGAACTGGTAACTGCTGATAACGTAAATGATTTAGTTACAAAAGAATAATCGATATTTTTATTAGCTGCGGCATCAGGCTGGATTAATCGGTCTGATGCCGCAGTTTTTTTGGGGCGTGTCAATATTTGTAAATTATGAAAAGATTTTCGTTATTGTTTGTGATATAATTTCTACAGTTTTTAATAATGATGAGCCGGATTCAAAAATATGAGACAGGAGGTGTTGTCATGATCATATCGCTTGATCCAAAGACCGTAGATAAATTAACAAAAACTGAGCTTGAAATCGTAAATTTTATTAATACACATGAAGATACCCTTCCTGAGATGTCAATTGTTGATATCGCATTTGAGACCTATTCTTCTCCCTCTACCGTTTCCAGAGCAATCCGGAAGTGCGGATTAAACGGATTCAATGAGCTCCGGTACCGCTCCGTTAATAAGGCAAAGAGCGAGGAAATACAAGGCATAAATGAAATACTCAATAAAACCCTTATTGAGGCACAGAAAGTTCATGAACGTATTTCCCTTACCGATGTTCTGGAGATTATTAAATGCCTGGATTCTGCCCGGCAGATATCAGTTTTCGCAAGAGGGCCGACAACTTATGTTGGGCAGGAGTTTTCTTTAAAGCTTCAGCTTCTGGACTATGATGTCTTTTACACAGACGATCCCAACATCATGCAGGTAAAAGCTTCAAAACTAAAGGCAGACGATGTTTTGTTTCTCTTGTCTTTAAACGGAGAA
This genomic stretch from Lacrimispora sphenoides harbors:
- a CDS encoding VOC family protein, with protein sequence MNRINVICLGVRSMEDSIRFYKDGLGFQTNETGYNPPVIFFNTSGGLKLELYPIDLLVKDINNSNPPQIHSGFSGITLAYNVKSKEEVHQVIELARKAGAQVEKEPQDVFWGGYHAYFSDPDGYFWEVAYGPEFKFDEKDMLIL
- a CDS encoding LacI family DNA-binding transcriptional regulator, translating into MNIRDIAKKVGVSSATVSRVINQSGYVKDETKQKVLAAIEEADFVPNAIARSLSTRDSSSIGVIVPDIANEFFSSVISGMGEIAVNNQYNIVLFDTGEMQEREHQYLQMAEGQRLSGLIITPVSELDMVTRDKLIQFENKGIPVVLVDRNIKNSSLDGVFVENAAAAYKGVESLIHAGHRKIAIITGPSTSMPGKDRLKGYKAALMDYRIELKEEYIVSGDFKIIKAYERTKELLRLPDPPTAIFASNNQTSLGVLKYLTEQKLKMGRDISMVGFDQIESLKIIDYRLSTIERDAKRQGYEAMAMLIDKLSHKESKSSDRKIFVPYQVVLRGSELIK
- the deoC gene encoding deoxyribose-phosphate aldolase; this encodes MEIAKLVDHTMLKADATSETIKRYCSEAKEYGFASVCVNTCQVPLVAQELKGSGVAVCCVVGFPLGAMLASAKAFEAAEAVKAGADEVDTVMNIGAMKDKNYDLVRDDIKAVVEASQGKVVKVILENCLLTKEEIVKACELSIEAGADFVKTSTGFSTGGAVAEDVALMKQTVENRAKVKASGGIRTLEEARAMIEAGADRIGAGNGIALL
- the rbsK gene encoding ribokinase; this translates as MGKKVTVFGSFVVDLMGRSPHLPVPGETVKGSIFKMGPGGKGFNQGVAAHKAGADVTMVTKLGEDAFADVALNTMKTLGMDTKRIFRTEQTETGCALIMVDENTSQNEIVVILGACDTITDEEVESISDLLDQSEFLLTQLETNISSVEKVIDIAYEKGVKIILNTAPVQPVSDSILSKVDLITPNEVEAEILTGIPVDGEENAGRAADYFFEKGVKNVLITLGGKGVYLATPKKRGILPAYRVNAVDTTGAGDAFNGGLVAALAEGKDLWEAAAFANALAAISVQRIGTTPAMPDREEIDSFIKEQEKENRSC
- the rbsD gene encoding D-ribose pyranase, with protein sequence MLKTGILHPQLARVMAELRHMDMLVIGDAGLPIPKGVERVDLGWKPGSPAYLEVLEEIEKYMVTEKAIFAEEALAVSPELHKKALALLPEGIPVEYVPHKELKKMTEGAKAIILTGEFTGYTNVVLVSGCAY
- a CDS encoding sugar ABC transporter ATP-binding protein; this translates as MGGRLVLKLESIVKTFPGVKALDGVHLEIFEGEVHALCGENGAGKSTLMKIIAGAQPYTSGAMYLDDKEVVFHSAKDAEKHGIAMIYQEFNMVPEMSVAENMYLGRLPVSPLGKVDWNRLYQDAQENLDHLGLKFSAKTKVKNLSVAEAQMTEIAKCLTIGAKIIIMDEPTAALADEEIQILFRTIEELKKKGIAIIYISHRMDEIFQISDRLTVFRDGKFVASKIIGETDYDDVVSMMVGRNVSNLYPVRDYKTQEVVFEARKVNSRGVHDVSLKLHKGEILGITGLLGAGTIELSKLIYGAIPMDSGEIYVHGKKKDCSSPRKALEAGIGFVSDDRKQEGLVLLRSIKENISMSSLKKLTKGFRLDNRLEMDRVKEQVKALNIKVSSAQQLAGKLSGGNQQKVVFAKVLLADSDILILDEPTRGVDVGAKAEIYAIMNKLTEAGKSILVISTDLPELIGVSDRVIVMREGRTVLEISKQEMNQEKILAHASGGVSENESGN
- a CDS encoding ABC transporter permease; this encodes MNQETKKRLINQINIYRSVLILLVICIFAAFLSESFLSVSNLFNVFKQVTVAGIIGCGMTFVILTGGIDLSVGSILGFAGVVASGVLASTGNTFLAVLTAVAIGITCGIVNGFFISQCGIPPFIATLGMMTLLRGCVLVYTKGSPIPVKVDSYKFIGKGTVLGIPVPVIILIALFLLAHYILTQTSFGRSIYAFGGNREAARLSGISVKKTEWMAYIINGFLSGIAAVVLTARLGSAQSTSGQGIEMDAIAAVILGGTSLSGGTGFVLPTVVGAMIMGIIDNILTLMNVNPHATNIVKGAVVLIAVLVDKKVKDLSAKAE
- a CDS encoding substrate-binding domain-containing protein, producing the protein MIKRKHMAAVAAAGFVLASLAGCSSGEKASETKQETAQTEAATTTAEAKAEAKSGEKKYVIGLAMNTQTNPFFVDVKDGVQKAADELGVELYITDAQDDPSIQMKDVENLITKKPDCIIIDTCDSDAIVSSIEACNEAGIPVLTMDREASGGEVVSHIGYDAIKSGKLAGEYLVDTLGGKGNIVEIQGIMGTNVAQSRSKGFNEAISQHPDMKIVACQVADFDRAKGMSIMENILQANDHIDGLYAANDEMLLGALEAIEAAGRLDEITMIGCDAIDDTIEAIKAGKVNATIAEPPFFLGKAILNSAYNYLQGKDVDKYVILDNELVTADNVNDLVTKE
- a CDS encoding MurR/RpiR family transcriptional regulator; the encoded protein is MIISLDPKTVDKLTKTELEIVNFINTHEDTLPEMSIVDIAFETYSSPSTVSRAIRKCGLNGFNELRYRSVNKAKSEEIQGINEILNKTLIEAQKVHERISLTDVLEIIKCLDSARQISVFARGPTTYVGQEFSLKLQLLDYDVFYTDDPNIMQVKASKLKADDVLFLLSLNGETPELIASAFTAFHRGNRVITCCCNEKSKLLLYSNYSLIGYKHSHQAIKEFEVSSRIALHMICRIIIDYISTYRKK